In Hirundo rustica isolate bHirRus1 chromosome 2, bHirRus1.pri.v3, whole genome shotgun sequence, one genomic interval encodes:
- the FAM181B gene encoding protein FAM181B encodes MAVPAALLSPHHLLSFCFPAAGGLLGYADLEKGYEGGGDDAGDFREATRDLLSFIDSASSNIKLALDRPVKSRRKVNHRKYLQKQIKRCTGIIAAAAPPPAACPPAACPARPPPRREPAQAAGSSLQSKSLAALFGSLQRGRGAAGGAEAKAGGGGAGGGEKAAGGPRKVPLRDRNLPPSFFTEPALPGPAARGPPAKEPEKGGGSGGAEAAEFFELLCPEYGALLPEHAAPTDAFGGRLPAELGLEHGLYELPLPAGPHPLLGGLLYPEPPWSPAAPCSPPRKAPAEPPRPLFPGGAEPVPGGGGGGEEPGGHLPAGFAPFFPECPLPPPQPPYDYGGGFHRGGYPGL; translated from the coding sequence ATGGCCGTGCCCGCCGCTCTGCTCAGCCCCCACCACCTCCTGTCCTTCTGCTTCCCCGCCGCCGGCGGGCTCCTGGGCTATGCCGATCTGGAGAAGGGCTACGAGGGCGGCGGCGACGACGCGGGGGACTTTAGAGAAGCCACCCGGGACCTGCTGAGCTTCATCGACTCGGCTTCCAGCAACATCAAGCTGGCGCTGGACCGGCCGGTGAAGTCCCGGCGGAAGGTGAACCATAGGAAGTACCTGCAGAAGCAGATCAAGCGCTGCACCGGCATCatcgccgccgccgcgccgccgcccgccgcctgcccgcccgccgcctgtcccgcccggcccccgccgcgccgggaGCCCGCGCAGGCGGCCGGCAGCAGCCTCCAGAGCAAGAGCCTGGCCGCCCTCTTCGGCTCCctgcagcggggccggggcgcggcgggcggcgccgAGGCCaaggcgggcggcggcggcgcgggcggcggggagAAGGCGGCGGGCGGCCCGCGGAAGGTGCCGCTGCGGGACCGCAACCTGCCGCCCTCCTTCTTCACCgagccggcgctgcccggccccgccgcccgcgggcCGCCCGCCAAGGAGCCGGAGaagggcggcgggagcgggggcGCGGAGGCCGCCGAGTTCTTCGAGCTGCTGTGCCCCGAGTACGGCGCGCTGCTGCCCGAGCACGCCGCCCCGACCGACGCCTTCGGCGGCCGCCTGCCCGccgagctggggctggagcacgGGCTGTACGAGCTGCCGCTGCCCGCCGGCCCCCACCCGCTGCTGGGCGGGCTGCTGTACCCCGAACCGCCCTGGAGCCCGGCCGCGCCCTGCAGCCCGCCCAGGAAGGCTCCGGCCGAGCCGCCGCGCCCGCTCTTCCCCGGCGGAGCGGAGCCCgtgcccggcggcggcggcggcggcgaggagCCCGGCGGGCACCTGCCCGCGGGGTTCGCCCCCTTCTTCCCCGAGTGCCCGCTGCCCCCGCCGCAGCCGCCCTACGACTACGGCGGCGGGTTCCACCGCGGGGGCTACCCCGGGCTGTAG